A single region of the Streptomyces sp. NBC_01262 genome encodes:
- a CDS encoding ABC transporter permease produces the protein MFFTYLRRELRRRKKAAIVISLGLALGIALVITVNSVSAGMTQAQGKVLQSLYGLGTDMTVTKAATPTAASSGRPNFDFNARDDSKSQSSDRVNVQGFQSLASTVVTKVKAQSGVKSAVGGLSLNVTKVNGTFDRGTFSQAPNAGGQNGGGQNGGGNSSGQPQGQVQGGGANFSIDSYTVYGTDVTNLDLGPLTSSKITSGRAFTSADAKAKVVILDSAYAKTKKLKVGSTLTVSSVKLKVIGIATADSGDSAANAYIPLTEAQTLADSKNKVTTIYVQATDSKKIDSVKTAIQKNVSGTTVTTSADLASTVSGSLSTASSLATNVGKWLSIAVLIAAFLVAALLTSSAVNRRVREFGTLKALGWKSGRVTRQVMGEAFVNGLIGGALGIGLGLAGAYTVTAISPTLSASLASSSGGGGQGGPGGGGFGGPGRQAAAKAIDVTLTAPVSLNTIALAVALAVLGGLIAGTFGGWRASRLRPADALRRVE, from the coding sequence ATGTTCTTCACATATCTCCGGCGTGAGCTGCGCCGCCGCAAGAAAGCGGCGATCGTCATCTCCTTGGGCCTCGCCCTCGGCATCGCACTGGTCATCACCGTCAACTCGGTGTCGGCAGGCATGACGCAGGCCCAGGGCAAGGTGCTGCAGTCGCTCTACGGCCTCGGTACGGACATGACGGTCACCAAGGCGGCCACCCCGACCGCGGCCAGTTCCGGCCGGCCCAACTTCGACTTCAACGCGCGCGACGACAGCAAGAGCCAGAGCAGCGACCGCGTCAACGTCCAGGGCTTCCAGTCGCTCGCGTCCACCGTGGTCACCAAGGTCAAGGCCCAGAGCGGGGTCAAGAGCGCCGTCGGCGGCCTGAGCCTGAACGTGACCAAGGTCAACGGCACCTTCGACCGCGGCACCTTCTCGCAGGCCCCCAACGCGGGCGGCCAGAACGGCGGCGGCCAGAACGGCGGCGGGAACAGCAGCGGCCAGCCGCAGGGCCAGGTGCAGGGCGGCGGCGCCAACTTCAGCATCGACTCCTACACCGTCTACGGCACCGACGTCACCAACCTCGACCTCGGCCCGCTGACCTCCTCGAAGATCACCAGCGGACGCGCCTTCACCAGCGCCGACGCCAAGGCCAAGGTCGTGATCCTTGACAGCGCGTACGCCAAGACCAAGAAGCTGAAGGTCGGCAGCACCCTCACCGTCAGCAGCGTCAAGCTCAAGGTGATCGGCATCGCCACCGCCGACAGCGGTGACTCGGCCGCCAACGCGTACATCCCGCTGACCGAGGCGCAGACGCTCGCGGACTCCAAGAACAAGGTCACGACGATCTACGTCCAGGCCACGGACTCCAAGAAGATCGACTCCGTCAAGACGGCGATCCAGAAGAACGTCTCCGGCACCACCGTCACCACCTCCGCCGACCTGGCCTCCACGGTCTCCGGCTCCCTGTCCACCGCCTCCAGCCTCGCCACCAACGTGGGCAAGTGGCTGTCCATCGCGGTCCTCATCGCCGCGTTCCTGGTGGCCGCGCTGCTGACCTCCTCCGCCGTCAACCGCCGCGTCCGCGAGTTCGGCACCCTGAAGGCGCTGGGCTGGAAGTCCGGCCGGGTCACCCGCCAGGTCATGGGCGAGGCCTTCGTCAACGGCCTGATCGGCGGCGCGCTGGGCATCGGGCTCGGCCTCGCCGGTGCCTACACCGTCACCGCGATCAGCCCCACCCTCAGCGCCTCCCTCGCCTCCTCCAGCGGTGGCGGCGGCCAGGGCGGCCCCGGCGGCGGTGGCTTCGGCGGCCCCGGCCGTCAGGCGGCGGCCAAGGCGATCGACGTCACCCTCACCGCTCCGGTGAGCCTCAACACCATCGCCCTCGCGGTCGCCCTGGCCGTCCTGGGCGGTCTGATCGCCGGCACCTTCGGCGGCTGGCGGGCCTCGCGCCTGCGCCCGGCCGACGCGCTGCGCCGCGTCGAATAG
- a CDS encoding S8 family peptidase, with product MRAVRRKASAIALATGVAAALTATMAITPAGAVSPAQAVTASKAAAKQGKVTWITLITGDRVGVNAQGKPVALRHAKGREHIPVQIQTLDGHTYAIPLDAAQLIQKGRVDRRLFDVTTLSRAEYVKAQAKGLGYIVTYKGGKPAAKAELHAADGTEVTHTYKRLGGEAVTTEQQDAAGVWKALTNEPAAGTPYATAESGLETVWLDAIQKASDVDWSRTQIGAPTAWAQSPSLDGTGVKIAILDTGVDKAHADLNGAKVVDEKNFGAANNVDDHFGHGTHVASIAAGTGAASGGYYKGVAPGATLISGKVLDDDGYGDDAGIIAGLEWAAASGAKIANLSLGGTDTPGVDPIEEAVNKLSADTGTLFVIAAGNEGEFGDSTVGSPGSADAALTVGAVDKDSKLASFSSRGPRVGDGAIKPDVTAPGVDITAAAAPGTVIDTDPGVPHPAPGYLTISGTSMATPHVAGAAAILAQEHPSWSGAQIKAALTGATTDSGAGYNPFQQGTGQVDLTKAIKQTVTAGPVSLSYGVAQWPHTDDPKQTKTVTYTNSGDTDVVLDLTAKGTDPKGGAAPDGFFALSANTVTVPAHGTATADLTVDTTLGGDVNGAYSAYIVATAADGQTVRTAAAVSREVESYNLTIKALDRSGAATGNYSALLQGLTGDGAGLFFMPYDASGTVTIRVPKGRYVLSGSVIVGNGDTWQGADWINDPNLVLSGDTDLTLDARTAKPVDMTVPDSAAVSQFAAPDFSVTIGNTGAGFGWWLDSYAGFRTAHLGPAAAPGELHETFAGTWTHGKTEYNLVYPRSKTTLATGYTKHAKASELAKFGVKLGASAKNKSGLLFAMGDTGYGGSGIAFIHKLPYNYTLYVNGGSSVKWSFEFIQLSTAGDFEADYATANSLYKAGKTYTKTFNVGVFGPKVGKGFGIFRNGNQLYGYLPLLADGAGLTGGTTYDKAKTVLYANGVNVGSNTDPLTGASEPFAVASGKKSYKLTTSLTRSGVATVSTKVTATWTFTSKKTSALTQLPASAVKFSPALTTASTSKAKATVKVPVKVLGSAAGSNLKSLKVYVSFDGGSHWTKLTVRGGKVTVKNPKAGKGVSFKANVTDKKGNTLSQVIYNAYLAK from the coding sequence TTGCGCGCAGTACGGAGAAAGGCGAGCGCGATCGCGCTCGCGACGGGGGTTGCGGCGGCACTGACCGCCACGATGGCGATCACACCGGCCGGAGCCGTGTCACCCGCACAGGCGGTCACCGCCTCGAAGGCGGCGGCCAAGCAGGGCAAGGTCACGTGGATCACGCTGATCACCGGTGACCGCGTCGGCGTGAACGCCCAGGGCAAGCCGGTCGCACTCCGGCACGCCAAGGGCCGCGAGCACATACCCGTACAGATACAGACGCTGGACGGGCACACCTACGCGATACCGCTCGACGCCGCCCAGCTGATCCAGAAGGGCCGGGTCGACCGCCGGCTCTTCGACGTCACCACGCTGAGCCGCGCCGAGTACGTCAAGGCGCAGGCCAAGGGCCTCGGCTACATCGTCACGTACAAGGGCGGCAAGCCGGCGGCCAAGGCCGAGCTGCACGCCGCCGACGGCACCGAGGTCACGCACACCTACAAGCGGCTCGGCGGCGAGGCGGTCACCACCGAGCAGCAGGACGCCGCCGGGGTGTGGAAGGCGCTGACCAACGAGCCCGCTGCCGGGACGCCTTACGCGACCGCGGAGTCCGGCCTGGAGACGGTGTGGCTGGACGCGATCCAGAAGGCGTCCGACGTCGACTGGAGCCGCACCCAGATCGGGGCGCCGACGGCCTGGGCCCAGAGCCCGTCCCTCGACGGCACCGGCGTGAAGATCGCCATCCTCGACACCGGCGTCGACAAGGCCCACGCGGACCTGAACGGCGCCAAGGTCGTGGACGAGAAGAACTTCGGGGCAGCCAACAACGTCGACGACCACTTCGGCCACGGCACCCACGTCGCCTCGATCGCGGCCGGCACCGGCGCGGCCTCCGGCGGCTACTACAAGGGTGTCGCCCCGGGCGCGACGCTCATCAGCGGCAAGGTCCTGGACGACGACGGCTACGGCGACGACGCCGGCATCATCGCGGGCCTCGAATGGGCCGCCGCCTCCGGCGCGAAGATCGCCAACCTGAGCCTCGGCGGCACCGACACCCCCGGTGTCGACCCGATCGAGGAAGCGGTCAACAAGCTGTCCGCCGACACCGGCACGCTGTTCGTCATCGCGGCGGGCAACGAGGGCGAGTTCGGGGACTCCACCGTCGGCTCCCCCGGCAGCGCGGACGCCGCGCTGACCGTCGGCGCCGTCGACAAGGACTCCAAGCTGGCCTCGTTCTCCTCGCGCGGCCCGCGCGTGGGCGACGGCGCCATCAAGCCGGATGTCACCGCCCCCGGCGTCGACATCACCGCCGCCGCGGCCCCGGGCACCGTCATCGACACCGACCCGGGCGTGCCGCACCCGGCCCCGGGCTACCTGACCATCTCCGGTACGTCGATGGCCACCCCGCATGTCGCGGGCGCCGCCGCCATCCTCGCCCAGGAGCACCCGTCCTGGAGCGGCGCGCAGATCAAGGCCGCCCTCACCGGGGCCACCACCGACAGCGGCGCCGGCTACAACCCCTTCCAGCAGGGCACGGGCCAGGTCGACCTCACCAAGGCGATCAAGCAGACGGTCACCGCCGGTCCGGTCTCCCTCAGCTACGGCGTCGCCCAGTGGCCGCACACCGACGACCCCAAGCAGACCAAGACGGTCACCTACACCAACTCCGGTGACACCGACGTGGTGCTGGACCTGACCGCCAAGGGCACCGACCCCAAGGGCGGCGCCGCCCCCGACGGCTTCTTCGCCCTCTCGGCGAACACGGTCACCGTCCCGGCCCACGGCACCGCCACGGCCGATCTGACGGTGGACACCACCCTCGGCGGCGATGTCAACGGCGCCTACAGCGCGTACATCGTGGCCACCGCCGCCGACGGGCAGACGGTCCGCACGGCGGCCGCCGTGTCCCGCGAGGTCGAGTCCTACAACCTCACCATCAAGGCCCTCGACCGCAGCGGCGCCGCCACCGGCAACTACAGCGCCCTGCTCCAGGGCCTCACCGGCGACGGCGCGGGCCTGTTCTTCATGCCCTACGACGCCAGCGGCACCGTCACCATCCGGGTGCCCAAGGGCCGTTACGTCCTCAGCGGCAGCGTCATCGTCGGCAACGGCGACACCTGGCAGGGCGCCGACTGGATCAACGACCCCAACCTCGTGCTCTCCGGCGACACCGACCTCACCCTGGACGCCCGCACTGCCAAGCCGGTCGACATGACCGTCCCCGACAGCGCGGCCGTCTCCCAGTTCGCCGCGCCCGACTTCAGCGTCACCATCGGCAACACCGGCGCCGGCTTCGGCTGGTGGCTCGACTCCTACGCCGGATTCCGCACCGCCCACCTCGGCCCGGCCGCCGCCCCCGGTGAGCTGCACGAGACCTTCGCGGGCACCTGGACCCACGGCAAGACCGAGTACAACCTGGTGTACCCGCGCAGCAAGACCACGCTCGCGACCGGCTACACCAAGCACGCCAAGGCCTCCGAGCTCGCCAAGTTCGGCGTCAAGCTCGGCGCCTCCGCCAAGAACAAGTCCGGTCTGCTCTTCGCCATGGGCGACACCGGCTACGGCGGCAGCGGCATCGCGTTCATACACAAGCTGCCGTACAACTACACGCTGTACGTCAACGGCGGCAGCTCGGTGAAGTGGTCCTTCGAGTTCATCCAGCTCAGCACCGCCGGTGACTTCGAGGCCGACTACGCCACCGCCAACTCCCTCTACAAGGCCGGCAAGACCTACACCAAGACCTTCAACGTCGGCGTCTTCGGCCCGAAGGTCGGCAAGGGCTTCGGCATCTTCCGCAACGGCAACCAGCTCTACGGCTACCTGCCGCTGCTCGCCGACGGCGCCGGCCTCACCGGCGGCACCACGTACGACAAGGCGAAGACGGTCCTGTACGCCAACGGCGTCAACGTCGGCTCCAACACCGACCCCCTCACCGGGGCAAGCGAGCCCTTCGCCGTCGCCTCCGGCAAGAAGAGCTACAAGCTCACCACCTCGCTCACCCGCAGCGGCGTCGCGACCGTCTCCACCAAGGTCACCGCCACCTGGACCTTCACCTCGAAGAAGACCAGCGCCCTGACCCAACTGCCCGCCTCGGCCGTAAAGTTCAGCCCCGCGCTGACCACCGCCAGCACCTCCAAGGCCAAGGCCACGGTCAAGGTCCCGGTGAAGGTGCTGGGCTCGGCCGCCGGCAGCAACCTCAAGTCCCTGAAGGTCTACGTCTCCTTCGACGGCGGCTCGCACTGGACGAAGCTCACCGTCCGCGGCGGCAAGGTCACCGTCAAGAACCCCAAGGCCGGCAAGGGCGTCTCCTTCAAGGCCAACGTCACCGACAAGAAGGGCAACACGCTCTCCCAGGTCATCTACAACGCGTACCTGGCGAAGTAG
- a CDS encoding LacI family DNA-binding transcriptional regulator → MVTLAEVARHAGVSASTVSYVLSGKRSISETTRARVEQSIQELGYHPHAGARALASSRSNIIALMVPLRTDMYVPVMMEIAIAVATTARQYGYDVLLLTGEEGPQAVRRVAASGLADAMIVMDVELEDERIPLLQASERPSVLIGLPADTAGLTCVDLDFEGTGALCVDHLADLGHRDIAVIGEAPAVYQRHTGFAVRTLQGLRAGAAARGLRLIHRPCEGSYESTAGTISRIFEERPDTTALVVQNEAAIGPLLALLRQQGRAVPEDVSVVAVCPEPVATQSAPQLTSVAIPAQQMGRGAVELVIAKLEGGLKEELRLLAPELTVRASSGPAPTGL, encoded by the coding sequence ATGGTCACGCTCGCCGAGGTCGCCCGGCACGCCGGAGTCTCCGCAAGCACCGTGTCGTACGTCCTCAGCGGCAAGCGGTCCATCTCCGAAACCACGCGGGCCCGGGTCGAGCAGAGCATCCAGGAGCTCGGCTACCACCCGCACGCCGGCGCGCGCGCCCTGGCCAGCAGCCGTTCGAACATCATCGCGCTCATGGTGCCGCTGCGTACAGACATGTATGTACCCGTGATGATGGAGATCGCCATCGCGGTGGCCACCACCGCCCGCCAGTACGGATACGACGTGCTGCTGCTCACCGGCGAGGAGGGCCCGCAGGCCGTCCGCCGGGTCGCCGCCAGCGGGCTCGCCGACGCGATGATCGTCATGGACGTCGAGCTGGAGGACGAGCGCATCCCCCTCCTCCAGGCCTCCGAACGGCCCTCCGTACTCATCGGCCTGCCCGCCGACACGGCCGGTCTCACCTGTGTCGACCTGGACTTCGAGGGCACCGGCGCGCTGTGTGTCGACCACCTCGCCGATCTCGGCCACCGCGACATCGCCGTCATCGGCGAGGCCCCGGCCGTCTACCAGCGGCACACCGGCTTCGCGGTGCGCACCCTCCAGGGGCTGCGGGCCGGCGCCGCGGCCCGTGGTCTGCGGCTCATCCACCGTCCCTGCGAGGGCAGTTACGAGTCCACGGCCGGCACCATCTCGCGGATCTTCGAGGAACGGCCGGATACCACCGCTCTGGTCGTGCAGAACGAGGCGGCCATAGGGCCGCTGCTCGCGCTGCTGCGCCAGCAGGGCCGGGCGGTGCCGGAGGACGTCTCGGTGGTCGCGGTCTGCCCCGAGCCGGTGGCCACCCAGTCCGCACCCCAGCTGACCTCGGTCGCCATCCCCGCGCAGCAGATGGGACGGGGCGCGGTAGAGCTGGTCATCGCCAAGCTGGAGGGCGGTCTCAAGGAGGAGCTCCGGCTGCTCGCCCCCGAGCTGACGGTCCGGGCGAGCAGCGGTCCGGCCCCCACCGGACTGTGA
- a CDS encoding ABC transporter ATP-binding protein: MYRLSGVTKQYSRGKDTVHALRGIDLVIEDGDQLVIQGPTGGGKSTLLQMLGGLDRPTAGSVELDGVDIAKLSETKLTKVRAENIGIIFQSFNLIPTLTAQENVETALVPLGLKVSERRARAAEALESVGLSERLHHLPGELSGGQQQRVAIARALVKKPKVLLADEPTGALDEGTRDDILALLDGLWKEYGLTFIMVTHDSAIAKRAPRVATIKKGQITVKDQAAAAK; encoded by the coding sequence ATGTACAGACTGAGCGGCGTGACCAAGCAGTACTCACGCGGCAAGGACACCGTCCACGCCCTGCGCGGCATCGACCTGGTCATCGAGGACGGCGACCAGCTCGTCATCCAGGGCCCCACCGGCGGCGGCAAGTCCACGCTGCTGCAGATGCTCGGCGGCCTCGACCGTCCCACGGCCGGAAGCGTCGAGCTCGACGGTGTCGACATCGCCAAGCTGAGCGAGACCAAGCTCACCAAGGTGCGCGCCGAGAACATCGGCATCATCTTCCAGAGCTTCAACCTCATCCCGACGCTCACCGCCCAGGAGAACGTCGAGACCGCGCTCGTCCCCCTCGGCCTGAAGGTCTCCGAGCGCCGTGCGCGCGCCGCCGAGGCGCTGGAGTCCGTAGGCCTGTCCGAGCGGCTGCACCACCTTCCCGGCGAGCTGTCGGGCGGTCAGCAGCAGCGCGTCGCCATCGCCCGCGCGCTGGTCAAGAAGCCCAAGGTGCTCCTGGCCGACGAGCCCACCGGCGCCCTGGACGAGGGCACCCGCGACGACATCCTCGCGCTGCTCGACGGCCTGTGGAAGGAGTACGGGCTGACCTTCATCATGGTCACCCACGACTCCGCCATCGCGAAGCGCGCGCCGCGCGTCGCGACCATCAAGAAGGGCCAGATCACGGTCAAGGACCAGGCCGCCGCGGCCAAGTAG
- a CDS encoding S8 family serine peptidase — MTAALAITPAGAASPAQAVTASKAAAAKQGKVTWITLITGDRVAVNAKGKVIGIQRAAGRADVSISVRKAQGHTYVIPLDAAKLIAAGKVDRRLFDVTTQSRAEYVKAQAKGLGYIVTYKGSKPEAKAELHAADGAEITHTYSKLNGESVTTDQQDTAGVWQALTNEPKGASPYATAESGLKTVWFNAIQKASDVDWSRTQIGAPTAWAQSPSLDGTGVKIAILDTGIRTSHADLNGAKVETSKNFSTATTADDKFGHGTHVASIAAGTGAASSGYYKGVAPGATLLNGKVLDDTGSGDDAGILAGLQWAAENAKIVNLSLGGTDVPGNDVLESAVNTLSAQYGTLFVIAAGNEGDAAGTVGSPGSADSALTVGAVDKTSALADFSSRGPRVGDDAVKPDLTAPGVDVTAAAASGSVIDKEVGENPAGYLTISGTSMATPHVAGAAAILAQEHPTWTGEQIKDALVSSTTDAGLGYTSFQQGSGQADLTKAITQTVTADSSVSFATASWPHTDDTAETKTITYTNTGAADVTLDLTASGTDPSGAATAAGFFTLSASTVTVPAGGTATVDLTADPNAGSVIGSYSGYVVGTSADGQTVRTAAGITREVESYTLTLKHLNRSGAATENYIDTITGLSSAVADQWQYVLGTDRGDTVKVRLPKGTYTLDSDLVTLNAAGTAVTGEDYIAHPKLSLTGDATLTFDSRTAKALKVTVPDTSAKQVGGSVGFLLNDSSGYASFLYLASFTGFRTAHSGAALSATALTASINTSWRHGSKEYNTSAAQTKKFFTGYTKVTKAADYAKVTTRANAVKTGTYGTVLTYDDYGNGGPAVLTLSKLPYTRTVYVTAKTSTWGQLFVQAPKDLSAIPVIYSAGNKTYTAGKSYTSSFNGGVIGPIITSSNGNGLYRTGDTIFGIFDLFTDGAGHVGGSDYDKASTTIYRNGTKLKTLAGSIDDLDVAFTVPAGNAKYKLTTTVTRSSIATVSSKITSTWTFSSKHVAADDFVKLPASVVRYSPTLTTSNTSKAKATVKVPVKVQGSAAGSNLKSLTVYYSVNGGTTWKKLKVSSGKVTLKNPAAGKGVSFKANVTDKKGNTLSQIIYNAYLAK, encoded by the coding sequence GTGACCGCGGCGTTGGCGATCACGCCGGCCGGAGCCGCGTCACCCGCGCAGGCGGTCACCGCCTCGAAGGCGGCGGCGGCCAAGCAGGGCAAGGTCACATGGATCACGCTGATCACCGGTGACCGGGTCGCGGTCAACGCCAAGGGCAAGGTGATCGGCATCCAGCGCGCCGCGGGCCGCGCGGACGTGTCGATATCGGTGCGGAAGGCGCAGGGTCACACCTATGTGATCCCGCTCGACGCCGCCAAGCTGATAGCCGCCGGCAAGGTCGACCGCCGCCTGTTCGACGTCACGACGCAGAGCCGCGCCGAGTACGTCAAGGCGCAGGCCAAGGGCCTCGGCTACATCGTCACGTACAAGGGCAGCAAGCCGGAGGCCAAGGCCGAGCTGCACGCCGCCGACGGCGCCGAGATCACGCACACGTACAGCAAGCTCAACGGCGAGTCCGTCACCACCGACCAGCAGGACACCGCCGGGGTGTGGCAGGCGCTCACCAACGAGCCCAAGGGCGCGAGCCCGTACGCCACCGCCGAGTCCGGCCTGAAGACGGTCTGGTTCAACGCGATCCAGAAGGCGTCCGACGTCGACTGGAGCCGCACCCAGATCGGCGCCCCGACGGCCTGGGCCCAGAGCCCGTCCCTCGACGGCACCGGCGTGAAGATCGCCATCCTCGACACGGGCATCCGCACCAGCCACGCGGACCTGAACGGCGCCAAGGTCGAGACGTCCAAGAACTTCTCCACCGCCACCACCGCCGACGACAAGTTCGGCCACGGCACCCACGTCGCCTCGATCGCGGCCGGCACCGGCGCGGCCTCCAGCGGCTACTACAAGGGTGTCGCCCCGGGCGCGACGCTGCTCAACGGCAAGGTCCTGGACGACACCGGCTCCGGCGACGACGCCGGCATCCTCGCAGGCCTGCAGTGGGCCGCCGAGAACGCCAAGATCGTCAACCTGAGCCTCGGCGGCACCGACGTCCCCGGCAACGACGTGCTGGAGTCGGCCGTCAACACCCTGTCCGCCCAGTACGGCACGCTGTTCGTCATCGCGGCGGGCAACGAGGGCGACGCCGCGGGCACCGTCGGCTCCCCGGGCAGCGCGGACTCCGCGCTCACCGTCGGCGCCGTCGACAAGACCAGCGCGCTGGCCGACTTCTCCTCGCGCGGCCCCCGCGTGGGCGACGACGCGGTCAAGCCAGACCTCACCGCCCCCGGCGTCGACGTCACGGCCGCCGCCGCCTCCGGCAGCGTCATCGACAAGGAGGTCGGCGAGAACCCGGCCGGCTACCTGACCATCTCGGGTACGTCGATGGCCACCCCGCACGTCGCGGGCGCCGCCGCCATCCTCGCCCAGGAGCACCCCACCTGGACCGGAGAGCAGATCAAGGACGCCCTGGTCTCCTCCACCACCGACGCCGGTCTCGGCTACACCTCCTTCCAGCAGGGCTCCGGCCAGGCCGACCTGACGAAGGCGATCACCCAGACCGTCACCGCCGACTCGTCCGTGAGCTTCGCCACCGCCTCGTGGCCGCACACCGACGACACCGCCGAGACCAAGACGATCACGTACACCAACACCGGTGCCGCTGACGTCACGCTCGACCTCACGGCCAGCGGTACGGACCCGAGCGGCGCCGCCACCGCGGCCGGCTTCTTCACCCTCTCGGCCAGCACGGTCACCGTCCCGGCCGGTGGCACCGCCACCGTCGACCTGACGGCCGACCCCAACGCCGGCTCCGTCATCGGCTCCTACAGCGGCTACGTCGTCGGCACCTCCGCGGACGGCCAGACGGTGCGCACCGCCGCCGGCATCACCCGCGAGGTCGAGTCCTACACGCTGACGCTCAAGCACCTCAACCGCAGCGGCGCCGCGACCGAGAACTACATCGACACCATCACCGGTCTCTCCTCGGCCGTCGCGGACCAGTGGCAGTACGTCCTCGGCACCGACCGCGGCGACACCGTCAAGGTGCGGCTCCCCAAGGGCACGTACACCCTGGACAGCGACCTCGTCACGCTCAACGCGGCGGGCACCGCGGTGACCGGCGAGGACTACATCGCCCACCCGAAGCTCAGCCTCACCGGCGACGCCACGCTGACCTTCGACTCCCGTACCGCCAAGGCCCTGAAGGTCACCGTCCCGGACACCAGCGCCAAGCAGGTCGGCGGCTCGGTCGGCTTCCTGCTCAACGACTCCTCCGGCTACGCGAGCTTCCTGTACCTGGCCAGCTTCACGGGCTTCCGTACCGCGCACAGCGGGGCCGCGCTCAGCGCCACCGCGCTGACGGCCTCCATCAACACCAGCTGGCGGCACGGCAGCAAGGAGTACAACACCTCGGCGGCCCAGACCAAGAAGTTCTTCACGGGCTACACCAAGGTCACCAAGGCCGCGGACTACGCCAAGGTCACCACCAGGGCCAACGCCGTCAAGACCGGCACCTACGGCACCGTCCTCACCTACGACGACTACGGCAACGGCGGTCCGGCGGTGCTCACCCTGAGCAAGCTGCCGTACACCCGGACGGTCTACGTCACCGCGAAGACCTCCACCTGGGGCCAGCTCTTCGTCCAGGCGCCCAAGGACCTCTCCGCGATCCCGGTGATCTACAGCGCCGGCAACAAGACGTACACGGCGGGCAAGAGCTACACCAGCTCCTTCAACGGCGGTGTCATCGGCCCGATCATCACGTCGTCCAACGGCAACGGCCTCTACCGCACCGGTGACACGATCTTCGGCATCTTCGATCTCTTCACCGATGGCGCGGGTCACGTGGGCGGCTCGGACTACGACAAGGCCTCGACGACGATCTACCGGAACGGGACCAAGCTCAAGACCCTCGCCGGCTCGATCGACGACCTCGACGTCGCCTTCACCGTCCCGGCGGGCAACGCCAAGTACAAGCTGACGACCACGGTCACCCGCAGCTCCATCGCGACCGTGAGCAGCAAGATCACCTCGACCTGGACGTTCTCCTCCAAGCACGTCGCGGCGGATGACTTCGTCAAGCTCCCGGCCTCCGTCGTCCGCTACAGCCCGACCCTGACCACCTCCAACACCTCCAAGGCCAAGGCCACGGTCAAGGTGCCGGTCAAGGTCCAGGGCTCGGCCGCGGGCAGCAACCTGAAGTCGCTGACGGTGTACTACTCCGTCAACGGCGGCACGACCTGGAAGAAGCTCAAGGTCTCCAGCGGCAAGGTGACGCTGAAGAACCCGGCGGCGGGCAAGGGTGTCTCCTTCAAGGCCAACGTCACGGACAAGAAGGGCAACACGCTCTCGCAGATCATCTACAACGCCTACCTCGCGAAGTAA
- a CDS encoding SCO6745 family protein, translated as MTGTEFAVATEAAVVWVGAKFMTSEELADEEKRLGLPGRALYFRGRSAVVGDLSGVVLKEVFGIFPAWLADWAAEAGAAVTTAEAVAAYTRVIETWGTGHLAGADEPGRTAELAFRVTDRTDASALPLFAGWRAAARPESPEGALAFAVMLLRELRGGLHFAALRAYGVGVPDAVTVDPTGGRGRLLRTGWPEADADALLERAAGIPDLAERWQEAHRRTDETFGRAAAEALDAAELAELRERLTALA; from the coding sequence GTGACAGGCACGGAGTTCGCGGTGGCCACGGAGGCCGCCGTGGTGTGGGTGGGGGCCAAGTTCATGACCTCGGAGGAACTGGCCGATGAGGAGAAGCGGCTGGGGCTGCCGGGGAGGGCGCTGTACTTCCGGGGGCGCTCGGCGGTGGTGGGCGATCTGTCGGGCGTCGTGCTGAAGGAGGTCTTCGGTATCTTCCCGGCCTGGCTCGCCGACTGGGCGGCCGAGGCGGGGGCCGCGGTGACGACGGCGGAGGCGGTGGCCGCGTACACCCGGGTCATCGAGACCTGGGGCACCGGGCATCTGGCGGGCGCCGACGAGCCCGGGCGCACCGCCGAACTGGCCTTCCGGGTCACCGACCGGACCGACGCCAGCGCCCTGCCGCTGTTCGCGGGCTGGCGGGCGGCCGCCAGGCCCGAATCGCCGGAGGGCGCACTGGCCTTCGCCGTCATGCTGCTGCGCGAGCTGCGCGGCGGCCTGCACTTCGCGGCGCTGCGCGCGTACGGGGTCGGGGTGCCGGACGCCGTCACCGTCGACCCGACCGGCGGGCGGGGCCGGCTGCTGCGCACCGGCTGGCCCGAGGCCGACGCGGACGCGCTGCTGGAGCGGGCGGCCGGCATCCCCGACCTGGCCGAGCGCTGGCAGGAGGCGCACCGACGCACCGACGAGACCTTCGGCCGGGCGGCGGCGGAAGCGCTGGACGCGGCCGAACTGGCCGAGCTGCGGGAGCGGTTGACCGCACTCGCGTAA